The Terriglobia bacterium genome has a segment encoding these proteins:
- a CDS encoding efflux RND transporter periplasmic adaptor subunit has protein sequence MSERRVLVVLGAVALIAAAGAGWLGVPHLSTGEGGAAARAGVARYHCPMHPTVVSERPGDCSICGMRLVPMEEDPAAAPAPDPKKRTLWRSTMNPSEVSDQPGKDSMGMERVPVESEETAPRAAPAVPGLATVRMTTRKQQLIGVRTSDVVRARFLRTLRTVGHVTYDETNLRQVHTKISGYVEKLYANATGEVVRKDEPLVDIFSPELLASQQEYLVALEARKRTAGSSIPSVASSGDELVASARRRLELFDLSDGQIREVEQSGRARRTVTLYAPISGTILERQVTEGQRIETQTELLKMADLSRVWILASVYEYELPFVRLGQKATLKLAYLPDKTIEGRVAFVYPVLDAATRTAQVRIEVPNPGLTLKPDMYAEVTLSADLGERTAVPASAVMDTGTRSIAFVDQGDGTFEPRDLKIGLRLPDSYEVLDGLAPGEKVLTSANFFVDSESKLKAALAAMAANSTTPEPQPHKH, from the coding sequence ATGAGTGAGCGACGCGTCCTCGTGGTTCTCGGAGCGGTTGCCCTCATCGCCGCGGCCGGTGCGGGGTGGCTGGGGGTCCCTCACCTTTCGACGGGAGAAGGGGGCGCCGCCGCGAGAGCCGGCGTCGCCAGGTACCACTGCCCGATGCACCCGACGGTGGTGTCCGAGAGGCCCGGCGATTGCTCCATCTGCGGGATGCGTCTCGTCCCCATGGAAGAAGACCCGGCGGCGGCACCGGCCCCCGACCCGAAGAAGAGGACCCTCTGGCGGTCCACCATGAACCCGAGCGAGGTTTCGGATCAGCCGGGCAAGGACTCCATGGGCATGGAGAGGGTCCCGGTGGAATCGGAGGAAACGGCGCCGCGAGCGGCCCCCGCGGTACCGGGACTGGCCACCGTTCGCATGACGACGCGGAAGCAGCAGCTCATCGGGGTCCGGACATCCGACGTCGTGCGGGCCCGGTTTCTGCGGACCCTCCGAACGGTCGGCCACGTGACCTACGATGAGACGAACCTCAGACAGGTCCACACGAAGATCTCCGGCTACGTCGAGAAGCTCTACGCCAACGCGACGGGCGAGGTGGTCCGCAAGGACGAACCGCTGGTGGACATCTTCAGTCCCGAGCTGCTCGCCTCCCAGCAGGAATACCTGGTCGCCCTGGAGGCTCGGAAGCGGACGGCCGGAAGCAGCATTCCATCGGTGGCCAGTTCCGGCGACGAGCTGGTGGCGAGCGCCCGCCGGCGCCTGGAGCTCTTCGACCTCTCCGATGGCCAGATCCGCGAGGTCGAGCAATCGGGTCGTGCTCGGCGCACCGTGACGCTCTACGCGCCGATCTCGGGAACGATCCTGGAGCGCCAGGTGACCGAGGGCCAGAGGATCGAGACGCAGACGGAGCTCCTGAAGATGGCGGACCTCTCGAGAGTCTGGATCCTGGCGTCCGTCTACGAGTACGAGCTGCCGTTCGTCCGCCTGGGGCAAAAGGCGACCCTAAAGCTCGCGTACCTTCCGGACAAGACGATCGAGGGACGTGTCGCGTTCGTGTACCCGGTTCTCGACGCCGCGACGCGAACGGCACAAGTCCGGATCGAGGTCCCGAACCCGGGCCTCACGCTGAAGCCCGACATGTACGCGGAGGTGACGCTGAGCGCGGATCTCGGCGAACGGACGGCGGTCCCCGCGAGCGCGGTCATGGACACCGGCACCCGCAGCATCGCCTTCGTGGATCAGGGGGACGGCACCTTCGAGCCGCGGGACCTCAAGATCGGCTTGCGGCTACCGGACAGCTACGAGGTGCTCGATGGGCTCGCGCCGGGAGAGAAGGTCCTGACGTCCGCGAACTTCTTCGTGGATTCCGAGTCCAAGCTCAAGGCCGCCCTCGCGGCCATGGCCGCCAACTCGACGACGCCTGAGCCCCAGCCGCACAAGCACTAG